In the Pungitius pungitius chromosome 5, fPunPun2.1, whole genome shotgun sequence genome, one interval contains:
- the LOC119224963 gene encoding ankyrin-1-like isoform X15 → MWALLTELLFSFVLLAFLVISCQNVLHIASGSVRSVLTYIHVQLDRELGELEGVADEEENLTTRVVRRRVILKGDEVEDLPGEHVSEEQFTDEHGNIVTKKIVRKVVRRGKGSGEEGVQEGSLEGSLQDANELEVDAEQFMSYAILGRESSKPDTVDVKKGAQIVKCASLRRVKQ, encoded by the exons ATGTGGGCCCTGCTCACCGAACTCCTCTTCAGCTTTGTGCTGCTGGCTTTCCTGGTCATCAGCTGTCAGAATGTCCTCCACATAGCCAGCGGCTCCGTGCGCTCCGTGCTCACCTACATACATGTCCAGCTCGATCGCGAGCTTGGCGAGTTGGAGGGAGTGGCCGATGAAGAGGAGAACCTCACCACCAGAGTGGTCCGCCGCAGAGTCATCCTCAAG GGCGATGAAGTGGAAGATCTTCCTGGAGAGCATGTAAGCGAAGAACAGTTTACCGATGAACATGGTAACATCGTCACAAAAAAG ATTGTGCGTAAGGTTGTGCGCAGAGGGAAGGGTTCAGGTGAGGAGGGTGTGCAAGAGGGGAGCCTGGAGGGTTCTCTGCAGGATGCCAACGAGCTGGAGGTTGATGCTGAGCAGTTCATGAGCTACGCCATCCTGGGCCGGGAAAGCAGCAAG CCCGATACTGTGGATGTGAAGAAGGGTGCTCAGATAGTGAAATGTGCCAGTCTGCGGAGAGTTAAGCAGTGA
- the eif4ebp1 gene encoding eukaryotic translation initiation factor 4E-binding protein 1 has product MSTDCQKTTAKAIPSTWRVTINDAAHMPLDYSTTPGGTLVSTTPGGTRIIYDRKFLLGCRSSPVAKTPPCGLPKIPGVTIPPSKDNDGKAHKGEIPNDNINATDSIHTGDDSQFEMDI; this is encoded by the exons ATGTCCACTGACTGCCAGAAGACCACCGCCAAGGCCATCCCGTCGACCTGGAGGGTGACCATCAACGACGCGGCGCACATGCCCCTCGACTACTCCACTACTCCCGGAGGCACCCTAGTCAGCACGACCCCGGGTG GTACCAGGATCATCTATGACCGGAAGTTCTTGCTGGGGTGTCGCAGCTCTCCAGTGGCAAAGACTCCTCCATGTGGTCTGCCCAAAATCCCAGGGGTGACCATTCCTCCCTCCAAGGACAATGATGGAAAGGCCCATAAAGGAGAAATACCAAACGACAATATAAATGCAACTGACAGCATTCACACTG GTGACGATTCACAATTTGAAATGGACATTTAG